In Chromobacterium rhizoryzae, one genomic interval encodes:
- the rsmI gene encoding 16S rRNA (cytidine(1402)-2'-O)-methyltransferase, producing MHTSFAHLLESARESFCRGTLYVVATPIGNLADISARALAAFSAADVVCAEDTRVTGQLLSAYGIHAKRLVSLREHNERGMAEQVVRWLSEDQVVVQVSDAGTPAVSDPGARLAEAVRAAGLPVRPVPGSSAVIAALSASGLTAPSFLFHGFLPPKSGERRKTLRQWLSAPHLTVCYEAPHRIVDTLRDIVAELGAERRLLLARELTKTFETFRNLPAQDMLEWVESDSNQQRGEIVLILDAAPAREDADDAVPEDTVRVLKLLAAELPTKQAASLTAQICDGNRKQLYDLALKLKQE from the coding sequence TTGCATACTTCGTTCGCTCATCTGCTTGAATCAGCCAGGGAAAGTTTCTGTCGCGGCACATTATATGTGGTGGCCACGCCCATTGGAAATCTGGCCGACATCAGCGCCCGCGCCTTGGCCGCTTTCAGCGCCGCCGACGTGGTCTGCGCCGAGGACACACGCGTGACCGGACAGCTGTTGTCCGCCTACGGCATTCACGCCAAACGCCTGGTCAGCCTGCGCGAACACAATGAGCGCGGCATGGCGGAACAAGTGGTGCGCTGGCTGTCCGAAGACCAGGTCGTGGTGCAGGTGTCCGACGCCGGCACGCCGGCGGTGTCCGATCCCGGCGCGCGGCTGGCGGAGGCGGTGCGCGCCGCCGGCCTGCCGGTGCGGCCGGTGCCCGGCTCCAGCGCGGTGATCGCCGCCCTGTCCGCCAGCGGCCTGACCGCGCCGTCCTTCCTGTTCCACGGCTTCTTGCCGCCCAAGAGCGGCGAGCGCCGCAAGACGCTGCGCCAATGGCTGTCCGCGCCGCATCTGACCGTGTGCTACGAGGCGCCGCACCGCATCGTCGACACCTTGCGCGACATCGTCGCGGAACTGGGCGCGGAGCGCCGGCTGCTGCTGGCGCGCGAGTTGACCAAGACTTTCGAAACCTTCCGCAATCTGCCGGCCCAGGACATGCTGGAGTGGGTGGAGTCAGACTCCAATCAGCAGCGCGGCGAGATCGTGCTGATTCTGGACGCCGCGCCGGCGCGCGAGGACGCCGACGACGCGGTGCCGGAAGACACCGTGCGCGTGCTCAAGCTGCTGGCGGCGGAACTGCCCACCAAGCAGGCGGCGTCGCTGACCGCGCAGATCTGCGACGGCAACCGCAAACAGCTCTACGACTTGGCGCTTAAATTGAAGCAGGAGTGA
- a CDS encoding DUF2939 domain-containing protein: MSMKMKLTLGAAVVALGAWFYATPYLAVRGMQQALDARDAAKLSGYVDYPALRNSLKESVVPKSVLDLNQSKDKNPLAAMGAAIADAVVAPVVDAMVTPESLALMMRGIKPKPGLPQGGADEPAAGGGGAASTEPRAGVDTAMGYEDIDRFVVTVKQKDKAEQSLGLVFKRDGWLGWKLSAVRLPE, from the coding sequence ATGAGCATGAAAATGAAGTTGACGCTGGGCGCGGCGGTCGTGGCCCTGGGGGCGTGGTTCTACGCGACGCCGTATTTGGCGGTGCGGGGCATGCAGCAGGCCTTGGACGCGCGCGACGCGGCCAAACTGTCCGGCTATGTGGACTACCCGGCCTTGCGCAACAGCCTGAAAGAGTCCGTCGTGCCCAAATCGGTGCTGGACCTGAACCAATCCAAGGACAAGAACCCGCTGGCGGCGATGGGCGCGGCCATTGCCGACGCGGTGGTCGCCCCGGTGGTGGACGCCATGGTGACGCCGGAAAGCCTGGCTTTGATGATGCGAGGGATCAAGCCCAAGCCGGGCCTGCCGCAAGGCGGCGCGGATGAGCCGGCGGCCGGCGGAGGCGGCGCAGCGTCGACGGAGCCGCGCGCCGGCGTCGACACGGCCATGGGCTATGAAGACATCGATCGTTTCGTGGTGACGGTCAAGCAGAAAGACAAAGCCGAACAGTCGCTGGGTCTGGTGTTCAAGCGCGACGGCTGGTTGGGCTGGAAACTGTCGGCGGTGCGCCTGCCGGAATAA
- a CDS encoding TonB-dependent receptor domain-containing protein, whose product MKYRSLSACLLLSAAHPQTLLAAEPAPQMETVHVNAERKAALLHGEVLDAEQLRRARGTGNADIFSGLPSVQVNNIRNEAGAIDLGIRGLQGEGRVPVLIDGSLQSTHTARGYQGTSDRTYIDSDLISKVSVEEGASNGAFSSGAIGGLVQMRTLGVEDVLRPGKDFGVLLKGSVYNNNKTPRVPDDERDQVYYQLNNGLSPRTFNNGSATLALAYRQPGLDALLAYSKRRSGNYFAGSHGFDGYPEAVVSRGQEVVNTSYESDSLLAKLGFALNDAQRLKLIFRRHRQQAGELLAAYWYKNSNDKNFQELPPGVESMPQWALGSAVVHAYSANYSYTPSDNKLIDLNLGLWATEADLDQHNGLWAGRPGASYGDQYMHAYNNKRHGFNLLNRSELEALPLSLSYGLAFQQERTQPTSRYTEQPRTLVASRNGVRNERSLFGNAVLSYRWASFSLGANLHGSTTRDYATNLEADYAPKLDLTGQVDVHLAKWLDVYAKGGRAYRTPSLYETTTSSEVFSYNPYNPLRPERSLNLELGLKASFQDVFRDQERIGFKAAYFNNKVADYISSAWLDRTPGMPSWQGNLTFLNYDKVELRGFEFGVDYHSPSFFVEAAATRYLDPEVCSVNQASRRDAAVCNQNGFAWSLIPTRIPPKSVYVISAGKHWLNGDLTVGGRLKYHAGKTNPAGWLKGTGAQPVLELASERLVDLFIEYRLNKQVNLNFNVDNLTNRYAVDTGSVISMPIPGRTIRMGMEARF is encoded by the coding sequence ATGAAATACCGGAGCCTTTCCGCCTGCCTGTTATTGTCGGCAGCCCATCCGCAAACCCTGCTGGCCGCCGAACCCGCGCCGCAAATGGAAACCGTCCACGTCAACGCCGAGCGCAAAGCCGCGCTCTTGCATGGCGAGGTGCTGGACGCAGAGCAATTGCGCCGCGCGCGCGGCACCGGCAACGCCGACATCTTCTCCGGCCTGCCCAGCGTGCAGGTCAACAATATCCGCAACGAAGCCGGCGCCATCGACCTGGGCATCCGCGGCCTGCAAGGCGAAGGCCGGGTGCCGGTCTTGATAGACGGCAGCCTGCAATCCACCCACACCGCCCGCGGCTACCAGGGCACCAGCGACCGCACCTATATCGATTCGGACCTGATCAGCAAGGTCAGCGTGGAGGAGGGCGCCAGCAACGGCGCCTTCTCCAGCGGCGCGATCGGAGGCCTGGTGCAGATGCGCACCTTGGGCGTCGAGGACGTGCTGCGCCCCGGCAAGGATTTCGGCGTGCTGCTGAAGGGCAGCGTGTACAACAACAACAAGACGCCCCGGGTGCCGGACGATGAGCGCGACCAGGTGTATTACCAGCTCAACAACGGCCTCAGCCCGCGCACCTTCAACAACGGCTCGGCCACGCTGGCGCTGGCCTATCGGCAGCCCGGCCTGGACGCCTTGCTGGCCTACAGCAAGCGGCGCTCCGGCAATTACTTCGCCGGCAGCCACGGTTTCGACGGCTACCCGGAGGCGGTGGTGTCGCGCGGCCAGGAAGTGGTGAACACCAGTTACGAAAGCGATTCGCTGCTGGCCAAGCTGGGCTTCGCGCTGAACGACGCGCAGCGACTGAAGCTGATCTTCCGCCGCCACCGCCAGCAGGCCGGCGAACTGCTGGCCGCCTACTGGTACAAGAACTCCAACGACAAGAACTTCCAGGAACTGCCGCCGGGCGTGGAGTCCATGCCGCAATGGGCGCTGGGCAGCGCCGTCGTGCACGCCTACAGCGCCAACTACAGCTATACGCCCAGCGACAACAAGCTGATCGACCTGAACCTGGGCCTGTGGGCCACCGAGGCGGATCTGGACCAGCACAACGGCTTGTGGGCCGGCCGTCCCGGCGCGTCCTACGGCGATCAGTACATGCATGCCTACAACAACAAGCGCCATGGCTTCAATTTGCTCAACCGCTCGGAACTGGAGGCGCTGCCCTTGAGCCTGAGCTACGGCCTGGCCTTCCAGCAGGAGCGCACCCAGCCCACCAGCCGCTACACCGAGCAGCCGCGGACGCTGGTGGCCTCGCGCAACGGCGTGCGCAACGAGCGCAGCCTGTTCGGCAACGCCGTGCTGTCCTATCGCTGGGCCAGCTTCTCCCTGGGCGCGAATCTGCATGGTTCGACCACGCGCGACTATGCGACCAATCTGGAAGCGGATTACGCGCCCAAGCTGGATTTGACCGGCCAGGTCGACGTGCACCTGGCCAAGTGGCTGGATGTCTACGCCAAGGGCGGCCGCGCCTATCGCACTCCCAGCCTGTATGAAACCACCACCTCCTCCGAGGTGTTCAGCTACAACCCGTACAACCCCTTGCGGCCGGAACGTTCGCTGAACCTGGAACTGGGCTTGAAGGCGAGCTTCCAGGACGTGTTCCGCGATCAGGAACGCATCGGCTTCAAGGCCGCTTATTTCAACAACAAGGTGGCGGATTATATTTCCAGCGCCTGGCTGGACCGGACGCCGGGCATGCCGTCGTGGCAGGGCAATCTGACCTTCCTCAACTACGACAAGGTGGAGCTGCGCGGCTTCGAGTTCGGCGTGGACTACCACAGCCCGTCTTTCTTCGTGGAGGCCGCCGCCACGCGCTACCTGGACCCGGAAGTGTGCTCGGTGAACCAGGCGAGCCGGCGCGACGCCGCGGTGTGCAATCAGAACGGCTTCGCCTGGAGCCTGATTCCGACCCGCATCCCGCCCAAGAGCGTATACGTGATTTCCGCCGGCAAGCATTGGCTGAACGGCGACCTGACCGTGGGCGGCCGCCTGAAATACCATGCCGGCAAGACCAATCCGGCCGGGTGGCTGAAAGGCACCGGCGCGCAGCCGGTGCTGGAACTGGCGTCCGAGCGGCTGGTGGACCTGTTCATCGAGTACCGGCTGAACAAGCAGGTCAATCTGAATTTCAATGTGGACAACCTGACCAACCGCTATGCGGTGGACACCGGTTCCGTGATCAGCATGCCGATACCGGGGCGGACCATACGGATGGGGATGGAAGCGCGCTTCTGA